The genomic window GTTCGGACACGCACAGGGACTCTCCACCCAGATCTGCAGGGGCTCCTCTGCGCTCAGACTCAGGTCCTGGATGTAAGAAGCAGACTGGTTGGGGTTGCAGTGGTAATGCACCACTGTGAGCGGCTGCTGCTCGTGAGCTGACACAGGAGAAGAGGATATCATCACATAACACAGAGAAATGAGCAGTGAGTGGATAAACGTGATATTTAATGTATAACTCACCAAAGTATGAGACAGAGAGCGTCCTCAGGGAGTCGTTGTAGTGGAACTCGTTACCTTGATGTCGTCCATAGCTGTAATATCGGCTGATGAATCTGTTCAGCTTGTGATACCTGTTCATAAAGTCATCAAAGCTTCAGGTTTAGTTTTCTAATCATTTTTAAGATGGCTGAAGCACACAGAGCAGAATCTTTTAAGAGTTAATAATAAGAAGGATTGAATCTCTGAAAACAAAGGCAGCTTTATAAAGACCCAGAGCtgaagtcaatcaaacacaGTCAGGTGGGGAGACTTCAGGTTGCACTGTAAAGAAAGGAGGTGCTGGAAAGGGCTCCCAGCCTGCtttcaaatattttaatgttgaaCTAAATTTCTTCCTCAGACTTTCAAATTAAACAAACCAATGACACTCATGCTGCAATGCCCGtccaaaaaaaaagtctccaCCTGGATTTAACAAAGAAGGTAGGTAAGTGGCTTCCATTGGATAATtacaaacgttcttcagatcagtgtgttcatttagtcgtggtgatgatggctatgactgagaaggatgatgattctctacctgagcaccacgaccatattttaaacccacattTGAGgttgttgaaataaagaatgattgtttgtattgttgtaaatctctgatctgtttaccacacaaacttcatcacagcctccaaaacatcagcatctaacctgagaaagcatgtggaggtctggagctaacacactgctttgattccagatgaacattgtaaacttgtctgtgcttgtagtaacttagtttagatttcatggtagactctTTAGagatgaaatcatgttttctagataaacagaacggagcagaatgaacacccatgcattcttgactgacctcatgctttgtgaaaatacgtttagagatatttttaaaagtattttgaattcttcagtatttttaaaagcaagtactccaggactttaactcaagtcagaatctgactgaacaactttcacttgtattggagtaaagtTAGatcaggaggatctatactctgacttcagtaatgaagatGTCTAGATCTAGTCATTACCAAAGgttttgatattttaaaagtcactgtgcttgatgtttgtttatcagATCATCCCTGTATAATTTATCTATAACTCTAAAAGTTGTAGCTGGATCAACagttattgaaaaaaatatacattcatGACAACACCACAACTGTTTTCATGGAAGCCATGAAATTTGAGACCACCTAAATTTGAAGTCATGTTGATGATCTACTAAAGTCATGCACCTCTAAAAGTGCAGAAGTAATTGATCATCAGAAGTCATCACTCCTGTTCAACTTAAACAGAAGAACAACAAGCAAAAGGCACCATGGAGAAACACTCCTTCTGTACAGGTCCAGAGAAGAGAGTGCCGGAGTGATATACACTGTAGTGATATAATGTGAATTTGAGTCTTGTCCACTTTACCTGACAATGAGACATGCAGCGACGTTGTTGCATTCGGCCCCTGTCATCTCCTCCGGCTGTGAGAAGGGTTGGCAGGGACTGAAGGACAGGAGGAGCTCTACACCAGGCTCCAGGTTCTCTGCGGACACAGGCCTCAGACGCCCCAGGAAACCGTCTGCATCTCCCATCGCTTTCAGGTTAATCACCCCGCTGCCATCCTTCATGATGCATTTACAGTTGTTGACTCTGAAGCAGCCTGACTTCTTAGCCGAGtgcggaggagaggagagagttaAAATGAAcggataaaaacaaactgagagagtgaggaggacgGTCTGAAGACTCATGGTGACAGTGTGCTCAGCTGCAGGGGAAAGAGACGAGTGGTGTGTGGGGAGGTAACTACAGAGCAGCTGACAGCCTGGTGATGGTAGGAAAGTAATTAGAATAAAGGTGATTGTCATGCCGGGCATTCCTGAGGCCCACCGTGCTCAGATCAACATCTTTCCTAATGCAGCAAAACACAGACGTGCAACCTCAGcagcctgcagcacagagggacTGTGGATCCTCCAGACTAACCAGGATCATATCTGAAGAACTAGTGCTCTTTATGAAGGACTTTATTTACAATGTCAGCTCCATTATGATGGAAtacagactacagacagagacagttGTTTTTAGCTGCTGGCCAAAGATGAAGCCAAAGCAGAGATTATAACATAAAACCTAACTGTATGTAAACTTAGGACAAAGTTTTTCCAAATTAATTCAGTTCTTTCAACAAAGCATGATTCTAATTTCGCTTATCAAGGTTCCATTTAGAGTCAAACACTCCTTAACCCTATAACGCCAAGCGTAtaatatttgatacatcagtttttgagacctctacatcatcagtgtgatatattttatcTGAAAAAAACTGAGTGcatggataatccaccaggtgtgagtaattcatgcccCAGAAGGATGTCCCTTCAGACAtcaaaaatgtcagctgtggatcagagacccactggaggtttttcagggatatttttgacaattttgaaaaagtttggatgaaaaaaactttaaaattgttcctgaaacttcaagaggaatagttactggattgatgcaatgtaaaagtaattaatatttcattacttcatttatagtcaaaccGTGTTGAAAGTTTCTGTATCAAAATGAATACAGCAGGTACataaggacatttatttggagatctgtcaatcataattttattacatttcatacattatacattccataaagcaacataaagtctttttattatttaagaacatgtttaaatgacataatcagGTATATTTAGAGGAGAAATTAAGATATTTATtaacgtatattgtatttttatatatgcaacctgctgtatcatgatgattgatgactggttgaatgttgccatggctccctagtaaataattatcttttgctcattaatttccactaaaaactgatcaattcagagaaaaaatatacagtaaattagttttttttttgttgtgtagcaGATACAGAATAGATATGACATTGTCATGCAATATAGAAAGAAATACAAtctaggtttgaaattactttggggtaaatttgaaggaa from Notolabrus celidotus isolate fNotCel1 chromosome 9, fNotCel1.pri, whole genome shotgun sequence includes these protein-coding regions:
- the LOC117819464 gene encoding uncharacterized protein LOC117819464 translates to MTGAECNNVAACLIVRYHKLNRFISRYYSYGRHQGNEFHYNDSLRTLSVSYFAHEQQPLTVVHYHCNPNQSASYIQDLSLSAEEPLQIWVESPCACPNACAMGDLGVGTIFLIILSLSAAAYFILGSCALRPFRSSSGVQISPEHSVWCMICYLCTERRPARGGHYADMSHSEG